The genomic window TCGCCGGCCATGAGGCTCCTGCAGCAAAAGGCCGGCTGCGGCGACTTCGAGCATCTCGTCATCCATTCGTCCATCATCCGGCCGGCGGCCAACCGGTACATCCGGGATTACCTGGACCGGCTGCACGGAGCGCCCTATGAACCGCTTCATCCGAGCCTCGCGGGACTGCTCGCCGAAAACTACGGCATTCTCGTCTACCAGGAGGACGTGGTGCAGGCGGCCATGATCCTGGCGGGGTTCAGCTGGGGGGAAGCGGACGGCCTGCGCAAGGTGATCAGCAAGAAAAGCAGGGAACAGCTGTCCGATTACCGGTCCCGGTTCGCGCGGGGATGCGCCGCCCGGGGAGTGTCCCCCGACGTGGTGGATAGAGTCTGGGAGATGTTCATCTCCTTTTCCGGCTATTCTTTCTGCAAACCTCATTCGGCATCCTACGCCCTGGTCAGCTTCAAATCCGCCTACCTGAAGGCCCATTACCCGGCCGAATTCATGGCCGCCGTACTGAGCAACGGCGGCGGGTACTACAGCACCTTCGCCTACGTTTCCGAATCGAGGCGGATGGGATTGACGGTGGCCGGACCCGACATCAACGAAAGCGCCTGGAATTATCGCGGCGGGGACCGGTGCGTCCGAATGGGCCTGCGGCAACTCCAGAACATTCGCAGAAGCACCCTGGAAGACATTCTTGCCGAACGAGGAAAAAACGGACCGTTCGCATCCGTCGAAGAGCTTTTGCGGCGGGTGGACATCCCCCCCTCCGACGGGATGATTCTCGCCAGGAGCGGCGCACTGGATTCCCTGTCGGGCGGCCTCAACCGTCCCCGGCTGCTCTGGTTCATCGAGGCCTGGTTCAACGGCGCCGGTGTGAAAGGAACGGCGGGGCACGGGCAGATTTCGGCCTTTCCCCGTCCGCGGGCACGGATCGTCGTGCCTCCCCTCCCCGGTTTTTCCCCACGGCAAACATGGCGGCACGAAATGGAAACCCTGGGCTTCGTGCTGTCGGTGCATCCGCTGGCCATGGTCGAACCAATGGCGCGCAAGCTCCCGCACCGCGTCACGAAGGCCGCGGACCTGCATCGGCACGTCGGCGAGCGGGTCTGCACGGCGGGCTGGCCGATCACTCGCAAGGAAGTACTGACCAGGGAGGGCGAACCGATGGAATTCGTTTCGTTCGAGGACCGAACGGCCATCTACGAGACCGTTTTCTTTCCGTCGGCCTTCCGGCGTTTCTGCCAGGACATCGATATGAACAGGGGGTACCTGATCCTGGGAAAGGTCGAAAGCGAATTCGACACGGTGAGCCTGGCCGTGAACCGGGTCGTCAAGCTGCCCCCGGTCCTGGAGGATTGACGGGACGACTCGCGTGCATGAAGCGCCACCCGCGACGAGGCTGGAACCCGGGAGCAGGACGAATGTCCGGAACGCATGCCCGGCGGGCGGGCGGGCGGCCGCAACCAGGTCCCGTGTAGACAAAATCCCGTTCCCCTGCGTCTGTCTTGTCAAGCTGCACGAATGCTTGCGGGAGATTCTCCCCGGACCGATCCAAGGGGGGAGCACCGGGAAAACGGCCCGGCCGGCACGCGGGCCGCCTTCGATTCCCGATTGTCCGAAGCTCGGGGCCGAAGGTGAAGGGAGTGACGTTTTTGTTTCCGACGGCGTGCCTGCAATAAAGGAAATGTAATGCGAACATATCCATTCTCAGTGAGAAAGGGGAAAATCATGAGAAGGCCGTTCTTCATCTTTGCCATCGCCTGCGTGGCTCTTTTTGCCGCCGGTTTCTTAACGGGCGGCGCTCAGGCTCAACCCCCCGGGGCGGGGGAGCCGCCTCCCTGGGAACAGTATCCGGATCCCTGGGACAGAACCCCGCCGCCCCAGGACCTGAATCAGCCCCCCACGGGGCCGGGGCCGGGCCCGGCCCCACCGCCCAGGGGTGCCGCTCCCCCGCGCCGGGGACCGGCTCCGCAGGCCGGAAGCCAGAATCCTTTCGTGGGATTCTGGGTGGGATTCTGTGATTTCGGCGTTTCCGCCGCCAACACCGACTCTACCGAAGTGACGCTCGAGGTGAGAGAGCGAAACGGCCGAACCTCCGTTCTCCTGCGGAATGGACTCGGCACCCGCGACCAGTTGTTTCACGACCATACGGCGGAACCGGGCGGGAACGTGTACCCCGCAAGAATCCTTCAGGGGAGAAACGGACAGCCGGTGCTGCTGGTGGGCGACACCGCCTTCCGGCTCTACGGGAATCGGCTCGAGTCCTACAAGGACAACGGCCACAACACGCACCACTACCGGTTGTGGAGAGTCAGGTAAGCGACGTCCCGCGCGCTTCACAGGCGTTGGCGGGACTGCCCGGACAACCGGGATCATGCACGGGACAACGTTCGATCGGCACTCGAAGGATATCCGAGTGCAAATCCCCGGGTCTCCGGCCGGGCAGGATTGAGTCGACCCTCATGCCTCCAAACGCGGAACAGGCCGTGTCCCCGAGCGGAAACGGCCTGTTCGCGTTTTCAGCCTTGCCCCACTGGCCGGAGGAGCGCCCCCGAACAGCGCCGCCCGGATGACCGACCGGAATCCCCTCAGTCAATCACGGAATACTCGAATCTGAATGAGGCCTCATCTTTCAGTTCTTGGTCCTCATGGATTTCACTATGCCGGCATGCCTATCCCGATCTATAATGAACATCGAGATTCGTATTTGATTTAAACTGCGATATTCCCGCTACTGCACGCGCGGGCAGGAAACGATCCACTCGGCGGTAATCGCCAAGGAGCATACAGCATGAAAGGACCTGCAAGGGCAACTGCTGTTCGATTTACGGAAATCGAACTGAAGAATTGGCGCAATTTCGGCAGCGTCAAAGTTACCTTGCCTCAACGGGTATTCCTTGTAGGACCAAATGCTTCCGGAAAGTCAAACTTTCTTGATGCCTTTCGTTTCCTTCGCGACCTTGCATCGGTAGGGGGCGGTTTTCAGGCAGCGGTCAGACGTCGGGGCGGACTGTCCAGTCTACGGTGCTTGGCTGCGCGGCGTATTCCGGACATCGTGCTCAGCGTCAAAATAGGTCACGAAGACGAACGATGGCAATACTCCCTGAAATTCAGGCAAGATAGCCAGGGGCGGCCCATGATCACAGAAGAAAAAGTGGTTCGAGAAGGCGAGGTGATCCTGGACCGGCCGGACAAGAGCGACAAGAAAGATGGTGAACGTCTGACTCAAACGTACTTGGAGCAGGTCAATACCAACAAAGAATTTCGGGAGGTTGCGGAGTTTTTTTCATCGGTGCGCTACCTTCACCTGGTGCCGCAGATAATACGAGAGCCGGATCGTTCAGTTGGCAAGATCAACGATCCTTTTGGCGGTGACTTCCTGGAGGGAATCGCACAAACGCGTAAGAATACTCAGCGGGCAAGACTGAATCGGATTCAAAAGGCCCTTGAACTTGCAGTCCCCCAACTTAAAGAGTTGGAGCTTCATACAGACAGTAGAGGGATACCTCATTTAAGAGGAAGATATGAGCACTGGAGACTTCGAGGAGCATGGCAGGACGAGGATCAGTTTTCAGACGGTACCTTGCGATTGATCGGTCTCCTTTGGGTTTTGCAGGAAAGCAAGGCACCATTGTTGTTGGAAGAGCCCGAGCTTTCGCTTCATCCGGGCGTGGCACGATACATTCCTCAGATGTTTGCCCGCGTTCAGCGTCACTCGAAGCGGCAGATAATAGTCAGCACACACTCCGGCGATATTTTGCAGGATGAGGGAATCGGCCTCGATGAAGCGCTGCTTTTGTTCCCGGAAACAGAGGGAACGATCGTAAAGCCAGCGGGCAGCTTTGACGAAATCAGGATCCTCTTGGAGCAAGGGATGAGCCTTGCCGATGCGGTCATACCAAAAACCAGCCCTGCAAAAGCGCGTCAACTTACACTTTTTGGGGACTAACGCCTTTGCCGTACCGTGTCATGATTCGCGCTGCCGTTGAAGGAATAGTGGATGAAGCCGTTGTGAGGCGCCTCATCCGTCAATCCGGTGCAAAACCAGATACGGTATTTGGAAAGCAAGGCAAAGATCATCTGTTGAAACAGCTCAGGGCCTATAATGAAGCTGGGAAACGGTACCCTTGGATAATTCTAATGGATCTCGACCGAGACGATGAGTGTGCTCCTTGTTTTCGGTCAAAATATCTTCCTCATCCCGCGCCGCTTTTGTGTTTCCGGATTGCGGTGAGAGAGGTGGAGGCGTGGTTGTTGGCCGACCGAAAGCACTTCGCCAAATTTCTGCACGTACCTGAGTCCCGAATGCCCTTCAAGCCTGATGAGCTGGACGATCCCAAGCAGACCGTGGTGGACATCGCAAGAAGATCGCGTTCACGGGCGATTAGGCAGGATCTTGTTCCCAACCCGTTGAGCGGGCGCAGGACAGGTCCGGCGTATGCTTCGCGTCTCATTGAATTCATAGAGAGTATCGATGTCGGGTGGCGTCCGGACGTCGCCTCTGAGTCTTCCGATAGCCTGCGACGATGCGTTGATCGCCTTACGCAACTCGTCGACGCAGTGAGACAGGGGGATGCATGAGAGCGGCCGCCTTGAGCCGTGACAGAGAAACACTCTTCAAATCGAGCGGGCAAGCCCTCTTCGGGTGAACTGGGAATGCTGTCGGCGCGTTTGCCTGAGGGGCCCGAGTTCGCCGTCGTCTGCGCAGCCGGGAACTTGCCCTTACCACCGCAACAGCGTCGTCCCCCAGGTGAATCCGGAACCGAATGCCGCGAGCAGGAGCAGGTCGCCCCGTTCCAGCTTTCCGGCACGGTAGGTTTGATCGAGCAGCAGGGGAATGGATGCCGCGGTGGTGTTGCCGTGCTTCCGGATATTGCTCAGGAACTTCTCCTGCGGTATTCCCAGCCGTTCCGCCACCATGTTGTTGATGCGCAGGTTCGCCTGGTGAGGAATGACGTACTTGATCTCGGCGGGGTCGATGCCGCACTTTCTGAGCGTGCTCACGATCACTTCTCCCAGGCGCACCACGGCGTGCTTGAACACCAGTCTGCCGTCCATCTGCGGCCAGAGTGCACCGTCCTCGATCATCTTCGGGGTCACGATGGGTTTGCGGGAAATGTCATACATGGTGAGATGAAGCGCCTTGGCGAACCTTCCGTCGGCGTGCAGCTCGGAATACAAGATACCCCTGCTGTTCTCCTCCGCGGCTTCGAGCACCACCGCGCCCGCGCCGTCCCCGAAAAGAACGGCCACGTCCCGCCCGCCGTCACTGAAATTCAACGCTCCCGACTGCACCTCGGAACCCACCACCAGGACGCGCCGGTACACGCCCGAGCGAATGAACGCGTCCGCCGTCGCCAGCGCATAGATGAAACCCGTGCACTGGTTGCGCACGTCCAGGCAGCCGATGGACTGGATGCCGAGCTTGGCCTGGAGAAAACACCCGGCGCCGGGGAAAAACTGGTCGGGGCTCAACGTCGCAAAAATGATGAAATCGATGTCCGAAGGCTGCAAAGACGCATCTTCAAGCGCAGCTTTCGCCGCGTCCAGCGCCAGGTCGGAGCAGTACACCCCCTCGTCGGCAAACCGTCGTTCCTCGATGCCGCTCCGGGTCCTGATCCATTCGTCGCTGGTCGTCATCAATTGTGCAAGGTCATCGTTCTTCACGATTTTCGGAGGAGCATAGCTTCCTATTCCGGCGACAACACTGCGAACCATGAATCACTCCTTGCGGGACGGTTGACAAGACGGCCGTTCTCCACCCCACCATGAGTCCCATGGCGACGGAGAAGCAGATGTTCGAGGTCCGGCTCTTTCGGCGGCACCGAAGCCGCAGGCGTGCCGATTCCCGAACTCCTCCCACCGGGACCACCCCTCCAGGCAGGGCTGAAATCCTGCTGCACCGCGGCTCTTGCTCATTGAGACCGGATCGGGACAAGCATCCTTTCGTATAATAAACGAGTCTCTCACAGGTGCCAAATAAATTGCACCGGCCCGATCTCGGCCCCGCCCAGCCCTGCTCAACCGCTTGATATTCATATAACAATTCTGGATGACAGGCATCGCGGCCGCTTGACAGCGGTTCTCCTCACTGTTAATAGAATCTGGACTGAAGGCTCGCTGGATAAGAGACCTTCTTTCGCTGCCGGGCTTTCGAAACGGGCGCCTTCATGTTCGACTCGACCGCGGCCTTTTTCGGCCCGTGGACACTTCGGGTGATCTGAGGGCGCAGCCCCTCCCCGTTCTGGCGGTGCCTTCGCCGAAGGAGGCGGGATCGGCTCGCGCCGCCACCGCTTCAACGTCGAGCACCCCGCCCGGCGGAACGCCCCCATTGAAGAGGCTGGTGGCCGCACGCTTTCGCAGCGATCATGACGAGTGCGGGTGCACGAGGCCCGGCTTGATCGTGGGCACGGAGGAACCGTGCCCACCCTACGGATCCGCACGGTCCCCGGGGTTTATTCCCGCGTCAACATCCCACCGGGCAGGTGTTGTGTCATCTTGAACGCACCTTGGTATCAATCGGAAACGGAAAGGGGAACTGAACATGCGTGTCGGAATCGCGGCGGACCACGGCGGTTTCGAGCTCAAGCGACAGTTGGTGGAGGAACTCGCGGCAACGGGCCACGACGTGGTGGATTTCGGAGCACGCCGGTTCGACCCGGCCGACGACTTCCCGGACTATGTCGTGCCGCTTGCCCGAGCGGTGGTCGAACGAACGGTGGAAAGAGGGCTTGCCGTTTGCGGCAGCGGCGTCGGTGCGTCGATTGCGGCCAACAAGGTGCCCGGTGCGCGCGCGGCGCTCATCACGGACGTTTATTCCGCACGCCAGGGAGTCGAGGACGATGACATGAACATGATGTGCCTCGGCGGCCGCGTCGTGGGGGTGGAACTCGCCAAGGAACTCCTGCGGGCTTTTTTGAAGGCCCGCTACAGGCCAGCCGAGCGGTTCGAGCGCCGCCTTGCCAAGGTGGCGGCGCTGGAAGACGAAAGCTCCCGGACGGCTCATGGAACAACCCGCCGAGAGGAGTGAAGGCCCGCGACCATCTCGTACGCTCGCCGCCCGGCCCACCCCGGTCTGCCGCCCGGCGGCCCGAAGGGAGGTCCGCGCCTTCGGGTGTTCGGATCATTCCGGCCTGGGCAGAGCATCCAGAGTCCATTCCATGGGATCGATCAACTCGTAGCCCATCTCGACCAGCTTTCGTTTGACGTGGGCCACGTTTGTGGTCAAGAGATACGGGAACACGGCCCGCTTCCCCTCCTCCCAGTACCGGCTGACCAATATGCTGCCGAAGGAGATGTGTTCCTCGGTGATGGCGTCCACGATCTTCTTCATTTCCCCGACGCGCTCCTGCACCTTGATGCAAAGCAGGGTTCCGGGCTCCTCCAGGCCAAGGACGTTGACAAAAGCTCGCACAAGGTCGCGGATGGAGAGCATTCCGCGCAGCTTCCCTTCCCGATCCACAACCGGAAACGCCCCCACTCGCATCCTTTGCATCAGCAGGATGGCGTCCTCCAGGGTGTTCGCGGGATTAACCGTGACGGGGTTTTTGGTCATGATGTCCTTGATCTTCATCTGAGCGAGGCGCTCGCGCTCCTTCAGGGTTTCATTCTCGTCCAGAAACACCGACGGCATGGCGCTGCGAATATCCCGGTCCGTCACGATTCCAACCAGTCGGTTCTCTTCATCCACCACGGGGAGATGGCGGAAGCTGCTCTTGGCCAGGAGTTCCCTGGTTTCCAGGATCCCGTCGTTCGGGCCGACCGTGACTACTTTCTTCGTCATCGACTTGTCGATAAACATCGTCCACCTCCAGGTTTGTTGCCAAAGCCGTGAAACGTCTGCAATCCATTACAGGCCCAGCAGAATTGAGACATGATTCCTTATCAGTTCCGGCAGGAGCTGGACCGAATAACCCCCTTCGAGAACGGAGATGATCCTTCCCGCCGAATATGCGTCCGCCAATTCCACCAGCTTGCGCATGATCCGGGAGAAACCTTCCGTCGAGAGCTTCAGGTCGGACATATCGTCACCCACGTGCGCATCGAAACCTGCCGACACAAGAATGACCTGCGGCTTGAATTCGGCGAACGCAGGCGCCAAATCCCTTTCCAGAATGGCCATGTATTCCTCGTCGCCCTGCCCGGGCAGCAAAGGGCAATTGAGCGTAAACCCGGAACCCGCGCCGACTCCCGTCTCGAATTCACGACCGGTCCCGGGAAACGCGAAGGAAGGATGTTCATGGGCGGAATAATAAAACACGCTGGGATCGTCTTCGAAGATGTGTTGCGTGCCGTTGCCGTGATGGGCGTCGATGTCCACGATTCCGACCCGCTCCACTCCCCATTCGTTGAGGAGGTACCGCGCGGCAATCGCCACATTGTTGAAGTAGCAGAAACCGAGAGCGCGATTCATTTCGGCATGGTGGCCCGGAGGGCGCACCGCGCAGAAGGCGTTGTCGATTATTCCCTCCATCACCATCCTGACCGCCTCGAGCAGGCCCCCGACGGCAAGAAGCGCCGTCTCGTAGCTTTCCCGGCACATCTGGTTGTCGGGATGGTCGAATTCTCCCATCTCCAGGAGACACGCCTCTTCGAACCGCATGATGTGTTTGGGCGAGTGAACCGCTTCGATCCACTTCAACTTCGCCGGACTCGCTTTTATCAGGGTGAGCCTGGGAAAAAGCCCGGCTTCTTCCACGCCTCGGTAGACCGCCTCCAGCCTCTCCGGCGACTCGGGATGATTCGAGCCCGTGCAGTGAAGCAGAAGCCGATCGTCGTATAGGAAACCCGTTTTTCGCATAACACTGTCCCCTGTGTCTTTTCATTTCCCGCCCGGACGAGATCCGCGCGTTCACTCCCGGGTTGTTGGGGCTCTCCGGGAAGAACGGGCAAAACGCCCGGCGGCGGACCGGTCCGCCTTGAACTCAGACACCGCAACCATTTCCATATGAGCAGCCCTCGGACACATTCAGCACGGCTCCCTTCGAAAGCAAAACATGGGTCTGCCGTCTGGGATCTCCTGTTTGTCCTGAGGCGTATCGAGACTTGAAAAAGAGCGGGAACTCAGAGCAACGAACGGTCGGAGAGAGATTTCCCCGTCGCCTCACGACACTTGAGAACCTCTTCTTCGATCATGCGGCGGGATCGCTCCCGGAGGCTTTCCACATCCCTGGAAGAGAGGCCCGTGGTGTCAACGGGCGGCAATACGGTGAGATACACATCCTGGGGTTCCCCGAATCTCCAGCTGTTCTTGCGCAGCGCGGCATAGGAACCCTCCACGGCAAGCGGCAGCACGGGCACCCCCGCCTTGATGGCCAGGAGAAAAGCGCCGTCGGTGAAACCCTTGACGCTGCCGTCCGGCGACCGCGTCCCTTCCGGAAAGATCATGACCGGGCACTTCTGCTGCAAATACTTTTTCGCCCGCAACAGGGCCGGCGCCCCGCTGCGCTGTCCGCGATCGAGCGGGATGTCTCCCGCCATGCGCATCATCCAGCCCACGAAAGGCAATCGAAAGAGCTCGGCCTTGGCGATCCATTTCATCTCCCACGGCAGCAGGGAAATCAGGGGAATGTCCGCCAGTGACTGATGGTTGCTCACCACGACGTAGGCGCGCTCCGGCTCGAAGTTCTCCACTCCTGAGACGTGAACTCTCCAGGCCGGATTGCACTTCACCATGCTCACGCCGAGCCGGCGGAACCACCGGCCCGTGCGAAAGCGCACCGGATTCCGGTCGAACAGCCAAATGATCCCGAGCAACGGCAGCCACAAAACAATGAGGGAAATCATGGCCACCCAGATCCAGATCGATTTCAGTATCGAGATCATTTTCGTCACACTCGCCGCAACCCGTCGAATCATTCTTCCACAACCGGATTCCGCAGGATGCCGATCTTCTCAATCTCCACTTCCACCACGTCTCCATGCCTGATGGGGCCGACGCCGCTCGGAGTCCCCGTGACAATGACGTCGCCGGGCATGAGCTTGAAGTTTCTCGAAACGAACGCGATGATTTCGGGAATTTTGAAGATCATGCTCCCCGTGTTGGAATCCTGTACCGTCACACCGTTCAAGCGACAGCATATCCTGAGGTTGTGCGGATCTCCCAGGTCATCGGGCCTCACGATCACCGGCCCGATGGGGCCGAACGTATCGAGCGACTTGCCCCGGAACCATCCGGCCCGGTCGCCCGTCTGCAGATTCCGCTGGCTCACGTCGTTCATGCACGTGTATCCGAACACGTGTTTCAAGGCATCCCCCGGACCGACATTCTTGCATTCATCCTTGATGATCACGGCCAGTTCGGCTTCATAGTCGGTTCTCGGTTCAGGAAACCCGTATTCCTTGAGGAATGCCGGGATGACAATCGACTCACCGGGCCCGATCAGGACATTAGGGGTCTTGGGGAACAGAATCGGCTCCTCCGGCACCTCGTCGGTGAAGCCTCGGACCTTCACGGTCGTGCTTTCGGCGATATGCGCCCTGTAGTTGAGCCCCAGCGCGATGATTTTCGTCGGGTTGACCGTGTATTTTTTCGTCGTGTTGACTATCGGCAAAATGACCATGACGGTTCACTCCCTCCGCATATTTACACCGGCCGTCCAAAGCGCGCCGGCCTGTCGTGCCGTCGATTCCGCGGCTCAAACCCCTCGCCGGGGCCCAACACCGAAAGCTCCTTCCCGCGGAACGCAAACTCAAATCGGCCCGGTGAAGGATATTGCCCGGGCCGGTCCACACGGCCGAACCCAACGTCATTTCAACGTGGACAGCGCCTTCACGGCCTCCAGGTACAACCTCGCCATATCGGGCGTCATCGTCGAATGCCTGCCCGTCATGTAGAGTTCTCCATCGGGGCCCAACACCCCGATGTACGCACCCGACTTGGAGACCAGCGCAGTCTTGCCGTCAGGAGTCTTCCGGATCGCCCCCATCAACTGCCCGTTCGCGCCGTACAGCCTCCATTCCCCCTTGCCGGCCGGTCTGACCACGGCATCCTCTTCGGCCAACCCCGCGGAGGCTGTCAGAAGCAAGGCGAAAAGCACGACGATCGCCGTCCGTTTTCTCATCGCATCATCTCCCGGAACGTACCGTCTCCGCCACTTATCCGATTTCGGGCATCAATGTCCATTTGATGAACCAGTAACGGTCGCCGGCCTCCTTGTCCATGCAAACGATGCCCCCGTTCTGGAACTTGAACACGCGCCTTTCCGCCGACCCGGCAACCAAATGTGAGGTCAATTTTTC from Syntrophobacter fumaroxidans MPOB includes these protein-coding regions:
- a CDS encoding RpiB/LacA/LacB family sugar-phosphate isomerase, coding for MRVGIAADHGGFELKRQLVEELAATGHDVVDFGARRFDPADDFPDYVVPLARAVVERTVERGLAVCGSGVGASIAANKVPGARAALITDVYSARQGVEDDDMNMMCLGGRVVGVELAKELLRAFLKARYRPAERFERRLAKVAALEDESSRTAHGTTRREE
- a CDS encoding fumarylacetoacetate hydrolase family protein — encoded protein: MVILPIVNTTKKYTVNPTKIIALGLNYRAHIAESTTVKVRGFTDEVPEEPILFPKTPNVLIGPGESIVIPAFLKEYGFPEPRTDYEAELAVIIKDECKNVGPGDALKHVFGYTCMNDVSQRNLQTGDRAGWFRGKSLDTFGPIGPVIVRPDDLGDPHNLRICCRLNGVTVQDSNTGSMIFKIPEIIAFVSRNFKLMPGDVIVTGTPSGVGPIRHGDVVEVEIEKIGILRNPVVEE
- a CDS encoding histone deacetylase family protein; protein product: MRKTGFLYDDRLLLHCTGSNHPESPERLEAVYRGVEEAGLFPRLTLIKASPAKLKWIEAVHSPKHIMRFEEACLLEMGEFDHPDNQMCRESYETALLAVGGLLEAVRMVMEGIIDNAFCAVRPPGHHAEMNRALGFCYFNNVAIAARYLLNEWGVERVGIVDIDAHHGNGTQHIFEDDPSVFYYSAHEHPSFAFPGTGREFETGVGAGSGFTLNCPLLPGQGDEEYMAILERDLAPAFAEFKPQVILVSAGFDAHVGDDMSDLKLSTEGFSRIMRKLVELADAYSAGRIISVLEGGYSVQLLPELIRNHVSILLGL
- a CDS encoding AAA family ATPase, coding for MKGPARATAVRFTEIELKNWRNFGSVKVTLPQRVFLVGPNASGKSNFLDAFRFLRDLASVGGGFQAAVRRRGGLSSLRCLAARRIPDIVLSVKIGHEDERWQYSLKFRQDSQGRPMITEEKVVREGEVILDRPDKSDKKDGERLTQTYLEQVNTNKEFREVAEFFSSVRYLHLVPQIIREPDRSVGKINDPFGGDFLEGIAQTRKNTQRARLNRIQKALELAVPQLKELELHTDSRGIPHLRGRYEHWRLRGAWQDEDQFSDGTLRLIGLLWVLQESKAPLLLEEPELSLHPGVARYIPQMFARVQRHSKRQIIVSTHSGDILQDEGIGLDEALLLFPETEGTIVKPAGSFDEIRILLEQGMSLADAVIPKTSPAKARQLTLFGD
- a CDS encoding CBS domain-containing protein — encoded protein: MFIDKSMTKKVVTVGPNDGILETRELLAKSSFRHLPVVDEENRLVGIVTDRDIRSAMPSVFLDENETLKERERLAQMKIKDIMTKNPVTVNPANTLEDAILLMQRMRVGAFPVVDREGKLRGMLSIRDLVRAFVNVLGLEEPGTLLCIKVQERVGEMKKIVDAITEEHISFGSILVSRYWEEGKRAVFPYLLTTNVAHVKRKLVEMGYELIDPMEWTLDALPRPE
- a CDS encoding beta-ketoacyl-ACP synthase III produces the protein MVRSVVAGIGSYAPPKIVKNDDLAQLMTTSDEWIRTRSGIEERRFADEGVYCSDLALDAAKAALEDASLQPSDIDFIIFATLSPDQFFPGAGCFLQAKLGIQSIGCLDVRNQCTGFIYALATADAFIRSGVYRRVLVVGSEVQSGALNFSDGGRDVAVLFGDGAGAVVLEAAEENSRGILYSELHADGRFAKALHLTMYDISRKPIVTPKMIEDGALWPQMDGRLVFKHAVVRLGEVIVSTLRKCGIDPAEIKYVIPHQANLRINNMVAERLGIPQEKFLSNIRKHGNTTAASIPLLLDQTYRAGKLERGDLLLLAAFGSGFTWGTTLLRW
- a CDS encoding lysophospholipid acyltransferase family protein encodes the protein MISILKSIWIWVAMISLIVLWLPLLGIIWLFDRNPVRFRTGRWFRRLGVSMVKCNPAWRVHVSGVENFEPERAYVVVSNHQSLADIPLISLLPWEMKWIAKAELFRLPFVGWMMRMAGDIPLDRGQRSGAPALLRAKKYLQQKCPVMIFPEGTRSPDGSVKGFTDGAFLLAIKAGVPVLPLAVEGSYAALRKNSWRFGEPQDVYLTVLPPVDTTGLSSRDVESLRERSRRMIEEEVLKCREATGKSLSDRSLL